Proteins co-encoded in one candidate division KSB1 bacterium genomic window:
- a CDS encoding DM13 domain-containing protein: MMKIGIGNLIVLVFALSCVGTDFITDPPDEMTSMEVTGDSRTGMFVQKPGSSYNVRGTATLEKQGNGNLMLNFGSDFSSSNGPGLAVFLSTTSGRNSGSLNLGNLQRTSGNQDYSVSGNVELGDFDWVIIHCVPFNITFGFAELK; encoded by the coding sequence ATGATGAAAATCGGAATTGGGAATTTAATTGTTTTGGTTTTTGCTCTAAGCTGCGTTGGCACAGATTTCATCACTGACCCTCCTGATGAAATGACCAGTATGGAAGTAACAGGTGATAGCCGCACCGGGATGTTTGTGCAAAAACCCGGATCCTCTTATAATGTGAGAGGTACAGCAACGCTCGAAAAGCAAGGAAACGGTAACTTGATGCTGAATTTTGGTAGTGATTTTTCATCTAGCAATGGCCCGGGGCTGGCAGTGTTCTTGTCTACCACAAGTGGGAGAAACTCAGGCAGCTTAAACCTTGGGAATTTACAGCGTACTTCGGGGAATCAGGATTACTCTGTATCGGGAAATGTTGAACTTGGCGATTTTGATTGGGTTATCATCCATTGTGTGCCATTTAATATCACGTTCGGCTTTGCTGAATTAAAATAA